The sequence below is a genomic window from Candidatus Eisenbacteria bacterium.
GCGGTCGTGACGCTCTACGGCCCGACGGACCCGGGAGGCGGCAGGAAGAACGGCATGCTCGCGGAAGGCACGATCACCTCGGCGAATCTAACCGGCGAGCTGGCGGGACGAACGCTGCTCGATCTGATCGCCGCGTTCGACGCGGGCAATGCGTACGTCAACGTGCACACCGACGACGGTCAGTCCGGATCGGGCAGGGCGGGGGATTTTCCGGAGGGAGAGATCCGGGGACAGATTCACTAGTCCGCTACACGATCCCGAGCCACGCCGGCACGTCCGCCACGCTCCCGAGCACCGCGCTCGGGGCGGGCGTGACGCGCGTCTCGTCGCCTTCGCGATACTTTCCCGTCCGCACCAGCACGCCTCGCATCCCCAGCGCCACGCTGGCGCTGACGTCGAACTCGGCGTCGTCCCCGACCATGACGATCTCGCCGCGGTCCGCGCCGTTCTCCCGCGCGATCGCGTCGTAGAGGAGCGGTGAGGGCTTTCCGAGCGTCTCGGCCTCCACGCCCGACGCATAGGTGAAGAACGCCGCGAGCGGGCCGAGGTCGGTGACCAGCTCGTCGTCTCGCCGGAAATAGCGATTCCGCTGGAGCGTGTAGAAGGCGGTGCCCTCGAGGAGGCGGCGGAACGCAGGCTGCAGCTCGCCAACGCGAAGATCGTGCGCCTCGGTGGCGAGCACGACGGCGGGCCCCGCCGGATCCTCCCGGAACCACCGGTAATCGTCACGCGCCGCAGGCTCCGCGATCAGGATTCCCGAGTCGTGGCCGCGCTCCGGGAGCACGCGCGCCGCGACCGTCGCGGGCGTCAGGAGCGAGGACTCATCCTCCAGGAGACCGAGCAGGACCAGATGACGCGCGAGCGCGCGGTGAGGGACGCTGGTCGTGTTGGTCACGAGCCGCACCGGGAAGGCCGCGCGAAGCAGCCGCAACGCGCTCGCGGCCCCGTCGATCGCGGGACCTCGCACGCCGTGGGTCAGCGTTCCATCCACATCGAAACAGATCACGGACGTGACGCTCATGCGCCGTGCAGCATAGCAGCAGCCGGAGATGGTCCTGGAATCTCGCGTCGCGACCGTGCTAGACTCCGATGTCGTAACTCACGAAGTACGATGAACTTTACGCGCCCTCCACCCCCTTCGAGGGCGACGGGACCCCATCCCCACGACCACCGGGGTCTCCAGCCGCGATCGCCGCACGGGCTTCGCCGGGGGTTGTGCTTGGTACGGTTGGTTCACCCCTCGCTTCTGCGCCTTCTCCACCCGTGGCTCCGGGGAGCGCTCGCGGTTGCCTTCGCAGCGCTGATCGCGGGCGTGCTCTCGGTTCCTCGGCCCGTCTCGGCCGCACCTCCGGGGATGGTGCCGGGCGAAGTGCTCGTCCGGTTCAAGGCCACCGCGAGCCGTTCCGACATCCGCGCGGTCATGAACGAGCTCGGCGCGACGCGGGTCCGGCGCTTCCAGAAGATCCGCGCGGAGCACCACCGCATCACGCGGCTCTCGGTCGAGGACGCGGTCCACCGCTTCCGCAATCACCGGGCGGTCGAGATCATCGAGCCGAACTGGATCGTCCAGGCGGACGACGTGCCGAACGATCCCCAGTTCGATCTCCTCTGGGGTCTCCGGAACACGGGCCAGACCGGCGGACTCGCCGGCGCGGATATCGACGCGGTCCCGGCGTGGGACGTGCAGACCGGCTCGCGCGACGTCGTGGTCGCGGTCATCGACACCGGAACGGACTACGACCATCCGGATCTCGCGGGCAACATCTGGACGAACACGGGCGAGGTTCCCGACAACCTGATCGACGACGACG
It includes:
- a CDS encoding HAD hydrolase-like protein, producing MSVTSVICFDVDGTLTHGVRGPAIDGAASALRLLRAAFPVRLVTNTTSVPHRALARHLVLLGLLEDESSLLTPATVAARVLPERGHDSGILIAEPAARDDYRWFREDPAGPAVVLATEAHDLRVGELQPAFRRLLEGTAFYTLQRNRYFRRDDELVTDLGPLAAFFTYASGVEAETLGKPSPLLYDAIARENGADRGEIVMVGDDAEFDVSASVALGMRGVLVRTGKYREGDETRVTPAPSAVLGSVADVPAWLGIV